The following proteins come from a genomic window of Sphaerisporangium rubeum:
- a CDS encoding SigB/SigF/SigG family RNA polymerase sigma factor has protein sequence MAAEDRIFPQTDVTAEDLLRELAEPGITEDRKARLREMIVEMHLPMAREIARRYLHRGEPMEDLLQAAYVGLMKAINGFDAELGHSFRGYAMVTMTGEVKRHFRDRTWAVRVPRLYQERRSELNRLVADFTQELGRFPTVAELAKRMGISEEDMLLTMDASAAYSTLSLDAPMGADDDAAALGDVIPDEDDDLSTLVDREAVKPLIDGLPERERNILLLRFYGNLTQAEIAAEFGISQMHVSRILRKVLDQLRAQLVTA, from the coding sequence ATGGCTGCCGAGGACCGCATCTTCCCCCAGACCGACGTCACCGCCGAGGACCTGCTGCGTGAGCTCGCCGAGCCGGGCATCACCGAGGACCGCAAGGCTCGCCTGCGCGAGATGATCGTCGAGATGCACCTGCCCATGGCACGTGAGATCGCCCGCCGCTACCTGCACAGGGGCGAGCCCATGGAGGACCTGCTTCAGGCCGCCTACGTGGGGCTCATGAAGGCGATCAACGGGTTCGACGCCGAACTGGGGCACAGCTTCAGAGGCTATGCCATGGTCACCATGACGGGTGAAGTGAAGCGCCACTTCCGCGACCGCACCTGGGCCGTCCGGGTGCCGCGGCTGTACCAGGAGCGGCGTTCGGAGCTGAACCGGCTCGTCGCCGACTTCACCCAGGAGCTCGGCCGGTTCCCGACCGTCGCCGAACTCGCCAAGCGCATGGGGATCTCCGAGGAGGACATGCTCCTCACGATGGACGCGTCCGCCGCGTACAGCACCCTGTCGCTCGACGCCCCGATGGGGGCCGACGACGACGCCGCCGCGCTCGGCGACGTGATCCCCGACGAGGACGACGACCTCAGCACCCTGGTGGACCGCGAGGCCGTCAAGCCGCTCATCGACGGGCTGCCCGAGCGGGAGCGCAACATCCTGCTCCTGCGTTTCTACGGCAACCTGACCCAGGCCGAGATCGCGGCCGAGTTCGGCATCTCGCAGATGCACGTCTCACGGATCCTGCGCAAGGTGCTCGACCAGCTCCGCGCGCAGCTCGTGACCGCGTAA
- a CDS encoding SpoIIE family protein phosphatase, whose translation MSDPTDLPALEQSLSDLTDRIASLRDARAAYPDDPGPTADAALAELELARELLQSALGGSRRRSGGKDGGAGRELKLLRTLYRALPVPIAVLDSAGTVRRVNAETSRLLGSPDGYLTGRAFPLLVDVSRRAAFRSHLTSVLHTGEAAAFQTRLTHQGRAHDVRLVLTRLRMPGERQEMVAAMALPIEVRVPDSAREEGHEQGPEESVVIAAARRRELMSQLTRLLLDEESLSEPVALIRAGRLLASQTADWVLADVVRDGVARRSLVIGPTSQPTGRLVASLERVDPTAAPLVARALTGQGGVVHEMVEDESLLGVLPDGSPVLTAMRAGSMLSVPITAGDETQGAITLVRLRDRPPFGLADLALMEDAGAHIGLALRAQRIFQSRSQAADTLRTGVLPRTVPDLPGYETAAAYHEGAGPRAVGGEFYDVYRVKDGWGFAVGGVVGQGDEAASVTAMIRGGLRALGAGENDPGAVVARLNDALVAQDTGMFVMVAAGFVPAKGRAGRVRLASAGNHAPAVLRGDGGVRFTEGGGMPLGIETGTEFPVEEVALAQGETLVLYSDGLAGSRGRAGQAELPYGEGRLTDVLTRCSGQAAAAVVKAVDDDHLAFCGGQVLDETTVFALRRVR comes from the coding sequence GTGAGCGACCCGACCGATCTTCCGGCCCTGGAGCAGTCGCTGAGCGACCTCACCGACCGCATCGCGTCGCTGCGCGACGCGCGCGCGGCGTACCCGGACGACCCTGGTCCCACCGCCGACGCCGCGCTCGCCGAGCTCGAACTGGCCAGGGAGCTGCTGCAGTCCGCGCTCGGCGGGTCGCGCCGCCGGTCCGGCGGCAAGGACGGCGGCGCTGGCCGCGAGCTGAAGCTGCTGCGCACGCTGTACCGCGCGCTGCCGGTGCCGATCGCCGTCCTGGACTCGGCCGGCACGGTTCGGCGGGTCAACGCCGAGACCTCCCGTCTGCTCGGCAGCCCCGACGGCTACCTCACCGGACGCGCGTTCCCCCTGCTCGTGGACGTGTCGCGGCGGGCCGCGTTCCGCTCGCACCTGACCTCGGTGCTGCACACCGGCGAGGCGGCGGCGTTCCAGACCCGGCTGACCCACCAGGGCCGCGCGCACGACGTGCGGCTGGTGCTGACCCGGCTGCGCATGCCGGGTGAGCGGCAGGAGATGGTGGCCGCGATGGCGCTCCCCATCGAGGTCCGGGTGCCGGACTCGGCACGCGAGGAGGGCCACGAGCAGGGCCCTGAGGAGTCGGTGGTGATCGCGGCCGCACGCCGCAGAGAGCTGATGTCACAGCTCACCCGCCTGCTGCTGGACGAGGAAAGCCTCAGCGAGCCGGTCGCGCTGATCCGCGCGGGCCGCCTGCTGGCCTCGCAGACCGCCGACTGGGTGCTGGCCGACGTGGTGCGCGACGGCGTGGCGCGGCGGTCCCTGGTGATCGGCCCGACCAGCCAGCCCACCGGCCGCCTGGTGGCGTCGCTCGAACGCGTGGACCCCACGGCCGCGCCGCTGGTCGCCAGAGCGCTGACCGGCCAGGGCGGGGTGGTGCACGAGATGGTGGAGGACGAGTCCCTGCTCGGCGTGCTCCCCGACGGGTCCCCCGTGCTGACCGCCATGCGCGCCGGGTCGATGCTCAGCGTGCCGATCACGGCCGGGGACGAGACACAGGGGGCGATCACGCTGGTGCGGCTGCGCGACAGGCCGCCGTTCGGTCTGGCCGACCTCGCGCTGATGGAGGACGCCGGCGCGCACATCGGCCTCGCGCTGCGGGCCCAGCGGATCTTCCAGAGCCGGTCACAGGCCGCCGACACCCTCAGGACCGGGGTGCTCCCCCGCACCGTGCCTGACCTGCCGGGGTACGAGACCGCGGCCGCCTACCACGAGGGAGCGGGGCCGCGTGCGGTCGGCGGCGAGTTCTACGACGTGTACCGCGTCAAGGACGGCTGGGGTTTCGCGGTCGGCGGCGTCGTCGGCCAGGGGGACGAGGCGGCGTCGGTGACCGCGATGATCCGCGGCGGCCTGCGCGCGCTCGGCGCCGGCGAGAACGACCCCGGCGCGGTGGTGGCCCGGCTCAACGACGCGCTGGTGGCGCAGGACACCGGCATGTTCGTCATGGTGGCCGCCGGGTTCGTCCCGGCCAAGGGCCGTGCGGGCCGGGTGCGCCTGGCGTCGGCCGGCAACCACGCGCCTGCGGTGCTGCGCGGCGACGGCGGCGTGCGGTTCACCGAGGGTGGCGGCATGCCGCTCGGCATCGAGACCGGCACCGAGTTCCCCGTGGAGGAGGTCGCGCTGGCGCAGGGGGAGACTTTGGTGCTGTACTCCGACGGGCTCGCCGGTTCGCGGGGCCGCGCCGGTCAGGCCGAGCTGCCGTACGGCGAGGGACGGCTCACCGACGTGCTCACGCGGTGCTCGGGCCAGGCCGCGGCGGCCGTGGTGAAGGCCGTCGACGACGACCACCTGGCGTTCTGCGGCGGCCAGGTGCTGGACGAGACGACGGTGTTCGCGCTGCGTAGGGTGCGCTGA
- a CDS encoding STAS domain-containing protein translates to MTVPDRAGAALTLESKVTDGVPVVRVSGVLDATTRTQFIDGLAEITDEHGPDLVLDLSGVTFMDSRALGLIVHHWQRTMAAEGHFALVGVQYSNSRVMWVTGLAQRLPLYDTLEQALAAFRA, encoded by the coding sequence GTGACCGTTCCAGACAGGGCAGGCGCGGCCCTGACCCTTGAGTCGAAGGTCACCGACGGGGTGCCCGTGGTCAGGGTGAGCGGCGTGCTCGACGCGACGACACGCACCCAGTTCATCGACGGCCTGGCCGAGATCACCGATGAGCACGGCCCCGACCTGGTGCTCGACCTGTCGGGTGTGACGTTCATGGACTCGCGGGCCCTCGGCCTGATCGTCCACCACTGGCAGCGCACCATGGCCGCCGAGGGCCACTTCGCGCTGGTCGGTGTGCAGTACTCGAACTCGCGGGTGATGTGGGTCACCGGTCTCGCGCAGCGGCTCCCGCTGTACGACACGCTGGAGCAGGCGCTGGCGGCCTTCCGGGCCTGA
- a CDS encoding glycoside hydrolase family 16 protein, with translation MAFRTAHLIVAAATTLSLCPTPGADGHDPVRPAGRGQAREAAPSYPPHAPPVYGRPWDQPPPRSRETAGPDRPPPPVGGWVPGSPPLTGGPTPTAWPVSPAPRPPASTPPAPPPASAPPSGSPAPRTDPKWGDPIFVENFDGTAIDRSRWEVYHSPDAKVNPRTSQATTVHDGTLHMIGGFYGGKDLSGGVANTLSQTYGRYEVRFRGEAGAGYSLVALLWAANDADGYAEVNFAEVIDPTRQTSGLFVHRGEAPQAQSLMRADFTKWHTVAVDWLPGRLTFWLDGRQVWDYTGSLVPAQPMQLTLQNDVVCNEWSPCRNASTPKTVSMWVDWVRVFRAPSGTGGGGAALS, from the coding sequence ATGGCGTTTCGTACCGCACATCTGATCGTCGCGGCGGCGACGACGCTGAGCCTGTGTCCCACCCCCGGCGCCGACGGCCACGATCCGGTCCGTCCGGCCGGCCGGGGGCAGGCGCGTGAGGCGGCGCCGTCGTACCCGCCGCACGCGCCTCCTGTGTACGGCCGCCCCTGGGATCAGCCCCCGCCGCGGAGCCGAGAGACCGCGGGCCCCGACAGGCCGCCGCCTCCGGTAGGCGGCTGGGTGCCGGGCTCGCCGCCCCTGACCGGCGGCCCCACCCCCACGGCGTGGCCGGTCTCCCCCGCGCCGCGGCCACCGGCGTCCACCCCGCCCGCTCCCCCGCCGGCGTCCGCTCCCCCGTCCGGGAGCCCCGCGCCGCGTACCGACCCCAAGTGGGGTGACCCGATCTTCGTGGAGAACTTCGACGGCACCGCGATCGACCGGAGCCGCTGGGAGGTCTACCACTCCCCCGACGCCAAGGTGAACCCGCGCACCTCCCAGGCCACCACCGTGCACGACGGCACACTGCACATGATCGGCGGCTTCTACGGCGGCAAGGACCTCTCCGGCGGCGTCGCCAACACGCTGAGCCAGACCTACGGCCGCTACGAGGTCCGCTTCCGCGGCGAGGCCGGCGCGGGGTACTCCCTGGTCGCGCTGCTGTGGGCCGCGAACGACGCCGACGGGTACGCCGAGGTCAACTTCGCGGAGGTCATCGACCCGACCCGGCAGACCAGCGGCCTGTTCGTCCACCGCGGCGAGGCCCCGCAGGCGCAGAGCCTGATGCGCGCCGACTTCACCAAGTGGCACACCGTGGCGGTCGACTGGCTGCCGGGACGGCTGACGTTCTGGCTGGACGGCCGCCAGGTGTGGGACTACACCGGGTCACTGGTCCCCGCGCAGCCCATGCAGCTCACCCTGCAGAACGACGTGGTGTGCAACGAGTGGTCGCCGTGCCGGAACGCCTCCACCCCGAAGACGGTGTCGATGTGGGTCGACTGGGTGCGGGTGTTCCGCGCTCCGAGCGGCACGGGCGGCGGCGGCGCGGCGCTGAGCTAG
- a CDS encoding ABC transporter ATP-binding protein has translation MAMAVGSERRVVVLGFLDSSDNNSSVRKSAVLLALRYYNGELRRLWRFTVPALMGPALGNICLNYLAPLMVAGIVGRLSEGAGATAGVLMPYVLGFGGLLIAGEVMWRIGMHFVNRTDAYGMEHLGARGMEELLAKDAAFFHDNFAGALTKRVLSFSGSFENFMDTLTFSIFAKFLPLGFASVVLWRYHPLLVVVLVGLIAFTGIVVAPLIRRRQQLVNLREAAKVQVSGHVADVLANMDTVRAFAAERREAAENRVRLAEQRRLTLRSWDYGNLRVDTVVAPLAVVTSTAGLLLAVALRGGLGVEAIVVTFAYYANAVGIMFEFNQVYRRVESVLTEAAQFTELLLTPPAVVDPDDPMPLRPADAEVRFERVAFAHAGHSRLFDGLDLHIPAGTKIGLVGRSGGGKTTLTRLLLRFMDVEGGRILIGGQDISRLSQADLRAMIAYVPQDPAMFHRSLSDNIAFARPGATGAEIRAAAEAAHVTEFADDLPDGFDTLVGERGVKLSGGQRQRVALARAILRDAPILLLDEATSALDSESEILVQQALWRLMRDRTAIVVAHRLSTVVRMDRLVVLDQGRIVEQGDHHELLRAEGPYARLWHHQSGGFLAEEDAQDTVRR, from the coding sequence ATGGCCATGGCCGTGGGCTCAGAGAGGCGGGTGGTCGTGCTCGGTTTTCTCGATTCTTCAGACAACAATTCATCTGTCCGCAAATCAGCGGTTCTGCTGGCACTGCGGTACTACAACGGGGAACTACGGCGCCTGTGGCGGTTCACGGTGCCGGCGCTGATGGGCCCGGCACTCGGCAACATCTGCCTGAATTATCTGGCGCCACTGATGGTGGCCGGGATCGTCGGACGGCTGTCGGAAGGCGCGGGTGCCACCGCCGGGGTGCTGATGCCGTACGTCCTCGGCTTCGGCGGGCTGCTGATCGCCGGCGAGGTGATGTGGCGGATCGGCATGCACTTCGTCAACCGGACCGACGCCTACGGCATGGAGCATCTCGGCGCGCGCGGCATGGAGGAACTGCTGGCCAAGGACGCCGCCTTCTTCCACGACAACTTCGCCGGCGCGCTGACCAAACGGGTGCTCAGCTTCTCCGGCTCGTTTGAGAACTTCATGGACACGCTGACGTTCTCGATCTTCGCCAAGTTCCTGCCGCTGGGGTTCGCCTCGGTGGTGCTCTGGCGTTACCACCCGCTGCTGGTCGTCGTGCTCGTCGGCCTCATCGCCTTCACCGGGATCGTCGTGGCGCCGCTCATCCGCCGCCGTCAGCAACTGGTGAACCTGCGTGAGGCCGCCAAGGTGCAGGTGTCCGGCCACGTCGCCGACGTGCTGGCCAACATGGACACCGTCCGCGCGTTCGCCGCGGAGCGCCGCGAGGCCGCGGAGAACCGGGTGAGGCTCGCCGAGCAGCGCAGGCTGACGCTGCGTTCGTGGGACTACGGCAACCTGCGGGTGGACACGGTCGTCGCGCCGCTGGCGGTCGTCACCAGCACCGCCGGCCTGCTGCTCGCCGTCGCGCTGCGCGGCGGTCTCGGCGTGGAGGCGATCGTGGTGACGTTCGCCTACTACGCCAACGCGGTCGGCATCATGTTCGAGTTCAACCAGGTCTACCGCCGCGTGGAGAGTGTGCTCACCGAGGCCGCGCAGTTCACCGAACTCCTCCTCACGCCGCCGGCCGTGGTCGACCCCGACGACCCGATGCCGCTGCGGCCGGCCGACGCGGAGGTCAGGTTCGAGCGGGTGGCGTTCGCGCACGCCGGTCACTCGCGCCTCTTCGACGGCCTGGACCTGCACATCCCGGCCGGCACCAAGATCGGCCTGGTGGGCCGGTCCGGCGGCGGCAAGACCACGCTCACGCGCCTGCTGCTGCGCTTCATGGACGTCGAAGGCGGCCGGATCCTGATCGGCGGCCAGGACATCAGCCGGCTGAGCCAGGCCGACCTGCGCGCCATGATCGCCTACGTCCCGCAGGACCCGGCCATGTTCCACCGGTCGCTCAGCGACAACATCGCGTTCGCACGGCCCGGCGCCACCGGCGCCGAGATCCGCGCGGCGGCCGAGGCGGCGCACGTCACCGAGTTCGCCGACGACCTTCCGGACGGCTTCGACACGCTGGTGGGGGAGCGCGGCGTCAAACTCTCCGGCGGTCAGCGGCAGCGCGTGGCGCTCGCACGCGCCATCTTGCGGGACGCGCCGATCCTCCTGCTGGACGAGGCCACGAGCGCGCTGGACTCCGAGAGCGAGATCCTCGTCCAGCAGGCCCTGTGGCGTCTGATGCGCGACCGCACCGCGATCGTGGTCGCGCACCGGCTCAGCACGGTCGTCCGCATGGACCGCCTGGTCGTGCTCGACCAGGGCCGCATCGTGGAGCAGGGTGACCACCACGAGCTGCTCAGGGCCGAGGGCCCGTACGCGCGCCTGTGGCACCACCAGTCCGGCGGCTTCCTCGCCGAGGAGGACGCGCAGGACACCGTACGCCGTTGA
- a CDS encoding ATP-binding protein, which yields MNEDQVPHPRIRADGDSTPPIGTAVFEMTFRVGDLPGVRDFAALQARRAGMPESAVGDYLVAVNEVATNAVTHGTSKACMRVWCDEGDLVVQIHDEGHWIITDTPGMTAPHDYSTSGMGLWVARRLAKELTLITGRTGTHLTMRFPL from the coding sequence GTGAACGAGGACCAGGTCCCGCATCCCCGTATCCGCGCGGACGGGGACTCGACCCCTCCCATCGGCACCGCCGTCTTCGAGATGACGTTCCGGGTGGGGGACCTCCCCGGCGTCCGTGACTTCGCCGCACTCCAGGCCCGCCGCGCCGGCATGCCGGAGAGCGCGGTCGGCGACTACCTGGTCGCCGTCAACGAGGTGGCCACCAACGCCGTGACCCACGGCACGTCCAAAGCCTGTATGCGCGTCTGGTGCGACGAGGGCGACCTGGTGGTGCAGATCCACGACGAGGGTCACTGGATCATCACCGACACCCCTGGCATGACCGCGCCGCACGACTACTCCACCAGCGGCATGGGCCTGTGGGTGGCCCGCCGCCTGGCCAAGGAGCTGACCCTCATCACCGGCCGCACCGGCACCCATCTGACCATGCGCTTCCCTTTGTGA
- a CDS encoding glycosyltransferase, translating to MKIAIVALHELPSDLPAIAREFPGAHKVTVYTRRDGTDRKPRVKASSKVTVEYVAAGPAHPLAEHDLTPHIAEFSAHLAARWRKDRPDVVHAFSWTGGLAAVAATEGLGIPLVQSFPALGSAARRRPITRTAAADRAAAARVRVERAIGRRADAVVASCAAEAAELIRLGVPRGHIVVVPHGVDVERFRRQGPAAPHGDSPRLLFVGSLAPEGGAAVAIRALDGVPGAELVVAGDGTGEEYIERLRVLAKECGVEDRVTLLASVPPASLPKMMRGADIVLSLPATAPEGKIALQAMACGVPVIATAVGAHADSVVDGVTGLLVRPGDPALLALRARRLLGDLTRRTAMGFAGADRARSRYALERIARELVRVYEHATGQAQPMEALDTEAEESEAA from the coding sequence GTGAAGATCGCCATTGTCGCGCTGCACGAACTTCCCTCCGACCTCCCGGCCATCGCCCGCGAGTTCCCCGGTGCCCACAAAGTCACCGTCTACACCCGCCGTGACGGCACCGACCGCAAGCCCCGTGTGAAGGCGTCGAGCAAGGTGACCGTCGAGTACGTCGCCGCCGGCCCCGCGCACCCCCTCGCCGAGCACGACCTGACCCCGCACATCGCCGAGTTCAGCGCGCACCTGGCGGCGCGGTGGCGCAAGGACCGGCCGGATGTCGTGCACGCCTTCTCGTGGACCGGTGGTCTCGCCGCCGTCGCCGCCACCGAGGGTCTCGGCATCCCGCTCGTGCAGAGCTTCCCGGCGCTCGGCAGCGCCGCGCGCCGCCGGCCGATCACCCGCACCGCCGCCGCCGACCGCGCCGCCGCGGCCCGCGTGCGGGTGGAGCGCGCGATCGGCCGCCGCGCCGACGCGGTGGTGGCGAGCTGCGCCGCCGAGGCCGCCGAGCTGATCAGGCTCGGCGTGCCGCGCGGCCACATCGTGGTCGTCCCGCACGGCGTGGACGTCGAGCGCTTCCGCCGGCAGGGCCCGGCCGCGCCGCACGGCGACAGCCCCCGGCTGCTGTTCGTCGGCTCGCTCGCCCCCGAAGGCGGCGCCGCCGTCGCGATCCGCGCGCTGGACGGCGTCCCCGGCGCCGAGCTGGTCGTCGCCGGTGACGGCACAGGCGAGGAGTACATCGAGCGGCTGCGCGTCCTCGCCAAGGAATGCGGTGTCGAGGACCGGGTCACGCTGCTCGCCTCGGTGCCGCCGGCGTCGCTGCCGAAGATGATGCGCGGCGCCGACATCGTGCTGTCCCTGCCGGCCACCGCACCTGAGGGCAAGATCGCGCTGCAGGCCATGGCCTGCGGCGTCCCGGTCATCGCGACCGCGGTCGGCGCGCACGCCGACTCGGTGGTGGACGGCGTCACCGGTCTGCTGGTCCGTCCCGGCGACCCGGCCCTGCTGGCTCTGCGCGCTCGCCGCCTGCTCGGCGACCTGACCCGCCGCACCGCCATGGGCTTCGCCGGCGCCGACCGGGCCAGGTCCCGGTACGCGCTGGAGCGCATCGCGCGCGAGCTGGTCCGGGTGTACGAGCACGCCACCGGTCAGGCCCAGCCCATGGAGGCCCTGGACACCGAGGCCGAGGAGTCGGAAGCCGCCTGA
- a CDS encoding GAF and ANTAR domain-containing protein: METMPMFSPALARDLAALGRVTEGTSIESVLRGITTAVAVGVPGCAGGTVELRREERLMLAASHSDLIALVDHEQALGEGPSAEALATGRDVLLHDVLRDTRWPRYAATAVRHGVRSTLALPVRIDGAILLLGLYAVRPGVFSPGSAGPLSALLTEHLTVALANISDYDHVLTDAAQLQEALAGRSVIDQAKGIIMHASGCSAEAAFDELRRLSQHHQVKVADLARLLVTEHQSKHGGAVPEV; this comes from the coding sequence ATGGAGACGATGCCGATGTTCAGTCCGGCGCTCGCCCGCGATCTGGCGGCGCTCGGCCGTGTGACCGAGGGAACCTCGATCGAGAGCGTCCTGAGAGGCATCACCACGGCCGTCGCGGTGGGGGTCCCCGGCTGCGCCGGCGGCACGGTGGAGCTGCGGCGCGAGGAGCGGCTCATGCTGGCCGCCTCCCACAGCGACCTGATCGCGCTGGTCGACCACGAGCAGGCCCTCGGCGAGGGTCCCTCGGCCGAGGCGCTGGCGACCGGACGCGACGTGCTGCTGCACGACGTGCTGCGCGACACCCGCTGGCCGCGTTACGCCGCCACCGCGGTGCGCCACGGCGTGCGGTCCACCCTGGCGCTGCCGGTCCGCATCGACGGCGCGATCCTGCTGCTCGGGCTGTACGCCGTGCGGCCCGGCGTGTTCTCCCCGGGGTCGGCGGGGCCGCTGTCGGCGCTGCTCACCGAGCATCTCACGGTGGCGCTCGCCAACATCTCCGACTACGACCACGTGCTCACCGACGCCGCTCAGCTCCAGGAGGCGCTGGCCGGCCGGTCGGTGATCGACCAGGCCAAGGGCATCATCATGCACGCGAGCGGCTGTTCGGCCGAGGCGGCGTTCGACGAGCTGCGCCGCCTGTCGCAGCATCACCAGGTCAAGGTGGCCGACCTCGCGCGGCTGCTGGTCACCGAGCACCAGAGCAAGCACGGCGGCGCCGTCCCCGAGGTCTGA
- the sthA gene encoding Si-specific NAD(P)(+) transhydrogenase codes for MSDFEVLVLGSGPGGQKAAIAAAKLERRVAMVERRDMIGGVCINTGTIPSKTMREAVLYLTGLNQREMYGQSYRLKEEITIADLTTRTAHVVGREVDVIRSQLVRNRVSVLPGLGRFLDPHTIEVVDDQGKEVKVTADKIIIATGTRPARPASVEFDDRTVIDSDGMVRLDRVPDSMVVVGAGVIGIEYASMFAALGTKVTVVERRDRMLDFCDLEVVEALKYHLRDLAVTFRFGETVAAVERRARGCVTVLESGKKIPAETVMYSAGRQGMTDGLGLEAAGLGADDRGRIGVDENYRTAVPHIYAVGDVIGFPSLAATSMEQGRIAGHHACGEPIKALSHQQPIGIYTIPEISFIGKTEDELTGSHIPFEVGVSRYRELARGQIIGDTYGMLKLLVSPEDRALLGVHVFGTGATELLHIGQAVMGCGGTVDYLVDAVFNYPTLAESYKVAALDAMNKIRRMARFAE; via the coding sequence GTGTCCGATTTCGAGGTTCTTGTACTGGGCTCCGGGCCCGGGGGTCAAAAAGCCGCCATCGCGGCCGCCAAACTGGAACGCCGCGTGGCGATGGTCGAACGACGCGACATGATCGGCGGAGTGTGCATCAACACCGGCACCATCCCCTCCAAGACGATGCGCGAGGCGGTGCTGTACCTCACCGGCCTCAACCAGCGTGAGATGTACGGCCAGAGCTACCGGCTGAAGGAGGAGATCACGATCGCCGACCTCACCACCCGCACCGCGCACGTGGTGGGGCGAGAGGTCGACGTCATCCGCAGCCAGCTCGTACGCAACCGGGTCAGCGTGCTGCCGGGCCTCGGCCGGTTCCTCGACCCGCACACCATCGAGGTGGTGGACGACCAGGGCAAAGAGGTCAAGGTCACCGCCGACAAGATCATCATCGCGACGGGCACCCGGCCGGCCCGGCCCGCCAGCGTCGAGTTCGACGACCGCACGGTCATCGACTCCGACGGCATGGTGCGGCTGGACCGCGTGCCGGACTCGATGGTGGTGGTCGGCGCCGGGGTCATCGGCATCGAGTACGCCTCCATGTTCGCCGCGCTCGGCACCAAGGTCACGGTGGTGGAGCGGCGCGACCGCATGCTGGACTTCTGCGACCTCGAAGTCGTCGAGGCGCTCAAGTACCACCTGCGGGACCTCGCGGTCACGTTCCGGTTCGGCGAGACCGTCGCGGCGGTGGAGCGGCGGGCCCGCGGCTGCGTCACCGTGCTGGAGAGCGGCAAGAAGATCCCCGCGGAGACCGTCATGTACTCGGCGGGCCGCCAGGGCATGACCGACGGCCTCGGCCTGGAGGCGGCCGGGCTCGGCGCCGACGACCGCGGCCGGATCGGCGTGGACGAGAACTACCGCACCGCGGTGCCGCACATCTACGCCGTGGGGGACGTCATCGGCTTCCCGTCCCTGGCCGCCACCTCGATGGAGCAGGGCCGCATCGCCGGCCACCACGCCTGCGGCGAGCCGATCAAGGCGCTGTCGCACCAGCAGCCCATCGGCATCTACACCATCCCGGAGATCAGCTTCATCGGGAAGACCGAGGACGAGCTGACCGGCTCGCACATCCCGTTCGAGGTCGGGGTGTCCCGCTACCGCGAGCTGGCCCGCGGCCAGATCATCGGCGACACCTACGGCATGCTGAAGCTGCTGGTGTCCCCCGAGGACCGCGCGCTGCTCGGCGTGCACGTCTTCGGCACCGGCGCCACCGAGCTGCTGCACATCGGCCAGGCCGTCATGGGCTGCGGCGGCACGGTGGACTACCTGGTGGACGCGGTGTTCAACTACCCGACCCTCGCCGAGTCCTACAAGGTGGCCGCGCTGGACGCCATGAACAAGATCCGCCGGATGGCCCGCTTCGCGGAGTGA